From the Hevea brasiliensis isolate MT/VB/25A 57/8 chromosome 15, ASM3005281v1, whole genome shotgun sequence genome, one window contains:
- the LOC131173986 gene encoding metalloendoproteinase 3-MMP-like: MASKDFPIFSFTLIVFISLFPHAALANSNNEKSSPFDFLKHLQGCHKGDKLKGIHELKTYLEHFGYLNYKNQSQANNDDFDDLLESALKTYQLNYHLKVTGTLDSQTVSKMMMPRCGVPDIINGTTRMTSGKKNQRHSSTSFHTVSHYTFFPGSPKWPPSKYSLTYGFLPQTPSRAMDPVARAFQTWAANTHFRFARVQDYTTADIKIGFYRGNHGDGSSFDGRGGILAHAFAPQDGRFHYDADETWAVGATPGAIDLKTVALHEIGHLLGLGHSSVEGAIMFARIPPGSTKGLHSDDIQGIRALYKV, encoded by the coding sequence ATGGCTTCTAAAGATTTTCCCATCTTCTCTTTCACTCTCATTGTCTTCATTTCTCTTTTTCCTCATGCTGCTTTGGCAAACTCTAATAATGAAAAATCATCCCCATTTGATTTCCTTAAGCATCTTCAAGGATGCCATAAGGGTGACAAGCTCAAAGGCATCCACGAGCTCAAAACATACCTCGAACATTTTGGTTACTTGAACTATAAAAACCAGTCTCAAGCCAATAATGATGATTTTGATGACCTGCTAGAGTCTGCTCTTAAAACCTACCAACTCAATTACCATTTGAAGGTCACTGGAACCTTAGATTCCCAAACGGTGTCCAAGATGATGATGCCTCGATGTGGGGTGCCGGACATCATCAATGGCACCACTCGGATGACTTCTGGCAAGAAAAACCAACGCCATAGCTCTACCTCTTTCCATACAGTTTCTCACTATACATTCTTTCCAGGAAGTCCCAAATGGCCACCTTCTAAGTATAGTCTTACCTATGGGTTTCTTCCCCAAACCCCATCCCGAGCCATGGATCCTGTTGCGAGAGCTTTCCAAACATGGGCTGCCAACACACATTTCAGGTTTGCGAGGGTACAAGATTATACAACCGCCGATATCAAAATAGGGTTTTACAGAGGTAACCATGGAGATGGGAGTTCTTTCGATGGACGTGGTGGAATTCTGGCTCATGCTTTTGCACCACAAGATGGACGATTCCACTATGATGCAGATGAGACATGGGCAGTGGGTGCAACCCCAGGTGCAATCGACTTGAAGACTGTTGCCTTGCATGAGATAGGGCACCTGCTTGGTCTTGGTCATAGCTCAGTGGAAGGAGCTATTATGTTCGCGCGTATTCCTCCTGGATCAACTAAGGGTCTCCATAGTGATGATATCCAAGGGATTCGTGCTTTATATAAGGTttga
- the LOC131174012 gene encoding metalloendoproteinase 3-MMP-like, whose product MASKIFPIFSFTLIVFISLFPHAALANSDNKKSSPFDFLKHLQGCHKGDKLKGIHKLKTYLEHFGYLNYKNKSQANNDDFDNLLESALKTYQLNYHLKVTGTLDSKTVSKMIMPRCGMPDIINGTTRMTSGKKNQRHSSTSFHIVSHYTFFPGSPKWPPSKYSLTYGFLPQTPSQAMDPVAKAFQTWAANTHFRFARVQDYTTADIKIGFYRGNHGDGSSFDGRGGVLAHAFAPQDGRFHYDADETWVVGSTPGAHDLETVALHEIGHLLGLGHSSVEAAIMFASISSGSTKGLHSDDIQGIRALYNV is encoded by the coding sequence ATGgcttctaaaatttttcccatcTTCTCTTTCACTCTCATTGTCTTCATTTCTCTTTTTCCTCATGCAGCTTTGGCAAACTCTGATAATAAAAAATCATCCCCTTTTGATTTCCTTAAGCATCTTCAAGGATGCCATAAGGGTGACAAGCTCAAAGGCATCCATAAGCTCAAAACCTACCTCGAACATTTTGGTTACTTGAACTATAAAAACAAGTCTCAAGCCAATAATGATGATTTCGACAACCTGCTAGAGTCTGCTCTTAAAACCTACCAGCTCAATTATCATTTGAAGGTCACTGGAACCTTAGATTCCAAAACGGTGTCCAAGATGATAATGCCTCGATGTGGGATGCCGGACATCATCAATGGCACCACTCGGATGACTTCTGGCAAGAAAAACCAACGCCATAGCTCTACCTCTTTCCATATAGTTTCTCATTATACATTCTTTCCGGGAAGTCCCAAATGGCCACCTTCTAAGTATAGTCTTACCTATGGGTTTCTTCCCCAAACCCCATCCCAAGCCATGGATCCTGTTGCGAAAGCTTTCCAAACATGGGCTGCCAATACACATTTCAGGTTCGCGAGGGTACAAGATTATACAACCGCCGATATCAAAATAGGGTTTTACAGAGGTAACCATGGAGATGGGAGTTCTTTCGATGGACGTGGTGGAGTTCTGGCTCATGCTTTTGCACCACAAGATGGACGATTCCACTATGATGCAGATGAGACATGGGTAGTGGGTTCAACCCCAGGTGCACATGACTTGGAGACTGTTGCCTTGCATGAGATAGGGCACCTGCTTGGTCTTGGTCATAGCTCAGTGGAAGCAGCTATTATGTTCGCGAGTATTTCTTCTGGATCAACTAAGGGTCTCCATAGTGATGATATCCAAGGGATTCGTGCTTTATATAACGTTTGA